The Calypte anna isolate BGI_N300 chromosome 20, bCalAnn1_v1.p, whole genome shotgun sequence genome includes a region encoding these proteins:
- the GDF5 gene encoding growth/differentiation factor 5 gives MKILHFLTLLLWHLTWLSLDLVPGALSNSEAGQSNPGSKLGFLKAEGKERNPSARAGTLRTASYGYSTGTSKARTKSSAAQAGALLAKNDEAKKVLPRTAATEGKVGHLPSRPSGVRTVTPKVQNLSSKVALKKTGTSSADTDSFKTKKTKEPVSQRETKETFRHPPITPHEYMLSLYRTLSDAERKGVNGSVKLEAGLANTITSFIDKGQDERAPTIRKQKYIFDISALEKDGLLGAELRILRKKPSDTWKSHSSGKTSQVKLFSCSTNRQAATLLDSRTVSITDTPKWEVFDIWKLFRNFKNLVNLCFELETFDRGRAVDLRSVGFNRTGRQVNEKALFLVFGRTKKRDLFFNEIKARSGQDDKTVYEYLFNQRRKRRAPLATRQGKRPTKNLKARCSRKALHVNFKDMGWDDWIIAPLEYEAYHCEGLCEFPLRSHLEPTNHAVIQTLMNSMDPESTPPTCCVPTRLSPISILFIDSANNVVYKQYEDMVVESCGCR, from the exons ATGAAAATCCTGCATTTTCTCACTTTACTGCTTTGGCATTTGACTTGGCTCTCTCTGGATCTAGTTCCTGGAGCACTGAGTAATTCTGAAGCAGGCCAGAGTAACCCAGGATCTAAATTAGGTTTcttaaaagcagaaggaaaagagaggaaccCCTCAGCACGGGCAGGTACACTGAGGACTGCAAGCTATGGATACAGTACCGGGACCTCAAAGGCCAGGACTAAAAGCAGTGCTGCTCAGGCTGGAGCTCTGCTGGCCAAGAATGATGAAGCAAAGAAGGTTCTCCCAAGAACAGCAGCCACAGAGGGCAAAGTAGGACATCTCCCCAGCAGACCTTCTGGAGTAAGGACAGTGACTCCAAAGGTCCAAAATCTCAGCAGCAAGGTGGCTTTGAAAAAAACGGGCACAAGCAGTGCTGACACTGAttccttcaaaaccaaaaagactAAAGAGCCTGTAAGCCAGAGGGAAACTAAGGAAACATTCAGACATCCCCCCATAACACCACATGAGTACATGCTCTCCTTGTACAGGACTCTCtcagatgcagaaagaaaaggtgttAATGGAAGTGTAAAACTCGAGGCTGGACTCGCCAATACAATAACCAGCTTCATAGACAAAGGACAAG ACGAGCGAGCACCAActataagaaaacaaaaatatatttttgatatCAGTGCATTAGAAAAAGATGgtttgctgggagcagagcttcGGATACTGAGGAAAAAGCCTTCTGATACTTGGAAGTCTCATTCTTCTGGAAAAACTTCCCAAGTGAAATTATTTAGTTGCTCTACAAACAGACAAGCAGCAACACTCCTGGACTCTCGTACCGTCAGTATCACAGATACACCCAAGTGGGAAGTGTTTGACATCTGGAAACTTTTCAGGAACTTTAAAAACTTGGTTAATTTGTGTTTTGAACTGGAAACTTTTGACAGGGGGAGAGCTGTTGATCTCAGGAGTGTGGGATTTAACAGAACAGGAAGACAGGTCAATGAAAAGGCTCTCTTCTTGGTGTTTGGAAGGACGAAAAAAAGAGACTTATTCTTCAATGAAATCAAAGCCAGGTCTGGCCAAGATGACAAAACTGTTTACGAGTACTTGTTCAACCAGAGGCGGAAGAGAAGAGCTCCTCTGGCAACACGGCAGGGGAAGAGGCCCACCAAGAATCTGAAGGCAAGgtgcagcaggaaagccctCCATGTGAATTTTAAGGACATGGGCTGGGATGACTGGATCATAGCCCCTCTGGAGTATGAAGCCTATCACTGTGAAGGGCTGTGTGAATTCCCCCTTCGGTCCCACCTGGAGCCCACCAACCATGCAGTTATCCAGACACTAATGAACTCCATGGACCCAGAATCCACCCCCCCCACCTGCTGTGTCCCCACCAGGCTGAGTCCCATCAGCATTCTTTTCATTGACTCAGCAAACAATGTGGTCTACAAACAGTATGAGGACATGGTGGTGGAGTCGTGTGGCTGTAGgtag